One window of Bacteroidales bacterium genomic DNA carries:
- a CDS encoding permease-like cell division protein FtsX yields the protein MASKEAKITRRRLRSSYMTSVISIAMVLFLLGILGLLVLNAQKISEYVKENIGFSIILKEGVKEVEIIRLQKMLDTKQYVKSTQYVTKEEAARELKKELGEDFVDFLGYNPLLASIDVHLHAEYANPEGIDDIKQDLQQYDEIKEVYYQKSLVDLINQNIQKIGLIILIFSGFLFLIALTLIHNTIRLSIYSKRFIINTMQLVGATRGFIRRPFIFRGILHGIYGSLIAMGFLFGVIYLLQDEFSNIISLQDVEVVSMLFAGVFLMGILISWISTYIAVNKYLKINPDRLYY from the coding sequence ATGGCCAGCAAAGAAGCGAAAATAACAAGAAGAAGACTCCGAAGTTCCTATATGACCTCGGTAATAAGCATTGCCATGGTTCTGTTCTTATTGGGAATTCTGGGATTGCTGGTTCTTAATGCCCAAAAAATATCGGAGTACGTAAAGGAAAACATCGGATTTTCAATCATTCTGAAGGAGGGAGTAAAAGAAGTAGAAATCATTCGCCTGCAAAAAATGCTGGATACCAAACAGTATGTGAAATCAACCCAATACGTAACCAAAGAGGAAGCCGCACGGGAACTTAAGAAAGAACTCGGGGAGGATTTTGTAGATTTCCTGGGGTATAATCCCCTCCTGGCATCTATCGACGTGCATTTGCATGCAGAATATGCAAACCCTGAGGGCATTGATGATATCAAACAGGATTTGCAGCAATACGATGAAATTAAGGAAGTATACTATCAGAAATCCTTAGTAGATCTCATTAATCAGAACATACAGAAAATCGGACTAATAATACTGATCTTCAGCGGATTCCTGTTTCTTATCGCCCTAACCTTAATTCATAATACCATTCGCCTGTCGATTTATTCCAAGCGTTTTATTATTAATACCATGCAACTGGTAGGTGCCACCAGAGGATTTATACGAAGGCCATTTATTTTCAGGGGCATTCTGCATGGTATATATGGCTCCCTTATTGCTATGGGGTTCTTGTTTGGGGTAATCTATTTATTGCAGGACGAATTCTCCAATATAATCAGCCTGCAGGATGTGGAGGTTGTCTCTATGCTCTTTGCCGGCGTTTTTCTCATGGGGATTTTAATTAGCTGGATTTCCACATACATTGCAGTCAATAAATATTTAAAAATTAATCCCGATAGATTATATTACTAA
- a CDS encoding DUF3098 domain-containing protein, translating to MAKKKKTERENQLVFTRENYKLLIIGAVIIVIGFVLMAGGKAESPDQFNPEIFSFRRITLAPLLVLFGFAFEIYAIMKKPKTSKEDQSS from the coding sequence ATGGCCAAGAAAAAGAAGACAGAACGAGAGAACCAACTGGTTTTTACCAGGGAGAATTATAAGCTGTTAATCATTGGAGCAGTTATTATTGTTATTGGATTTGTGCTGATGGCTGGGGGTAAGGCAGAAAGTCCGGATCAGTTTAACCCGGAAATTTTTAGTTTCCGGCGGATAACATTGGCGCCCCTGCTTGTTCTTTTTGGCTTTGCATTTGAAATCTATGCAATCATGAAAAAGCCAAAGACAAGCAAAGAAGATCAATCATCTTAA